Proteins encoded within one genomic window of Haloplanus vescus:
- a CDS encoding arsenic resistance protein, which produces MITNGWLQRHQVAVYAVAVALAIGVGVGRPEAAPVIERFIDPVLAVLLYVTFLEIPFVRLRRAFANGRFMAAALGTNFLVVPVVVWGLLHLLPADPVVLVGVCLVLLTPCIDYVITFTELAGGDAEQITATTPALMLVQLLLLPVYLWLFVGPAVAEAIDAGPFIDAFLRLIVLPLSAAWLTEVGAKRSSKAAAWQETMAWLPVPMMGATLFVVIASQLPRVHDSLAQIAVVVPVYVLFLLVMPLLGRLVAGLFEMDVGESRALVFTSVTRNSLVVLPLALALPAGYELVPAIVVTQTLVELTGMVVLTRIVPAWLVSE; this is translated from the coding sequence ATGATCACGAACGGCTGGCTCCAGCGCCATCAGGTCGCCGTCTACGCAGTCGCCGTCGCGTTGGCGATTGGCGTCGGCGTCGGTCGTCCGGAGGCGGCCCCGGTCATCGAGCGCTTCATCGACCCCGTCCTGGCCGTGTTGCTGTACGTGACCTTCCTCGAAATCCCGTTCGTTCGCCTCCGCCGCGCGTTCGCGAACGGGCGCTTCATGGCGGCGGCGCTCGGCACGAACTTCCTCGTCGTTCCGGTCGTCGTATGGGGACTCCTGCACCTGCTTCCCGCGGACCCAGTCGTCCTCGTCGGCGTGTGTCTGGTGCTCCTGACGCCGTGTATCGACTACGTCATCACGTTCACGGAACTGGCGGGCGGCGACGCCGAGCAGATTACCGCGACGACGCCGGCGCTGATGCTCGTCCAACTCCTCCTGTTGCCCGTCTACCTCTGGCTCTTCGTCGGCCCGGCGGTGGCCGAGGCTATCGACGCCGGGCCCTTTATCGACGCTTTCCTGCGACTCATCGTCCTTCCCCTGAGCGCCGCGTGGCTGACCGAGGTGGGCGCAAAACGGTCCTCGAAAGCCGCCGCGTGGCAGGAGACGATGGCGTGGCTCCCCGTGCCGATGATGGGCGCGACGCTGTTCGTCGTCATCGCCTCGCAGCTCCCGCGGGTCCACGACTCGCTAGCGCAGATTGCCGTCGTCGTCCCGGTCTATGTCTTGTTCCTCCTCGTGATGCCCCTACTCGGTCGGCTGGTGGCCGGACTGTTCGAGATGGACGTCGGCGAGAGTCGCGCACTCGTGTTCACCTCCGTCACCCGGAACTCGCTGGTCGTCCTCCCGTTGGCGCTGGCGCTTCCGGCGGGCTACGAGCTGGTTCCCGCCATCGTCGTCACGCAGACGCTCGTCGAACTGACGGGGATGGTCGTGCTCACGAGAATCGTTCCGGCGTGGCTGGTGTCGGAGTGA
- a CDS encoding DUF6907 domain-containing protein, giving the protein MSHLPDDERSTDESSFTVETGVTRQLEDEYSRATLEVTPKATADRTLLIGFGGHWGLTTTELTPTQARDLARALERVANHLETPPDDPAATSPATNETTTDSHDSSLLSHTEADQQEATNDE; this is encoded by the coding sequence ATGTCACACCTTCCAGACGACGAGCGATCCACGGACGAATCGAGCTTCACCGTCGAGACTGGCGTCACACGCCAACTCGAAGACGAATACTCACGCGCTACTCTTGAGGTCACTCCCAAAGCTACAGCTGACCGGACGCTCCTGATCGGATTTGGAGGTCACTGGGGGCTGACCACCACGGAACTCACCCCGACCCAGGCCCGTGACCTCGCTCGAGCGCTCGAACGGGTGGCCAACCACCTTGAGACACCGCCCGACGACCCAGCAGCCACGTCCCCCGCAACCAACGAGACGACCACTGATTCACACGACTCTAGTCTCCTATCACACACCGAAGCCGACCAACAGGAGGCCACTAACGATGAGTGA
- a CDS encoding YegP family protein, with the protein MSSNTNQLTAWYREHIGRPTNGGEVTGYWIFVVGVVAGTLGIFLSLGAAPASAGRQMAILLGAGGLVLILAGPIIRLPLRRAATLLTYLGVAISALALVWFLVAFPDNWSRATGNRSIIGLYGFGVLIIAIAGIVVPILTQSADAEADERAAEAAERAERERERAATEERHASELETVRAALANAKADEADLAAELRGLHESQGRFELYEDKGGEYRWRLRHRNGNAIASSGEGYTRRHNAHKGMQSVRRNALGATVVDLDAEADIPAEDDEFEPVEEHESNATVEVYEDQGGEYRWRLVHDNGNLLADSGEGYSTKSNARRALRSVQLTVGPADYLWFDPAGFETYRDKGGEYRWRLVARNGQIIATSGEGFATHGNARRAVRGLRDGLDDFESEVYEDARDEYRWRLRASNGELVAGSGEGYTRQDDAEDALERVNELVPEADTLEIGLAAFEIFEDEAGEHRWRLRHRNGNILADSGEGYTDRSSVRDAIESVKRNAPNAAAE; encoded by the coding sequence ATGTCATCCAACACAAATCAACTGACAGCGTGGTATCGAGAGCATATCGGCCGACCGACCAACGGAGGTGAGGTGACCGGCTACTGGATATTCGTCGTCGGCGTCGTCGCGGGTACGCTCGGCATCTTCCTGAGCCTCGGTGCCGCGCCCGCGAGCGCGGGTCGCCAGATGGCGATTCTCCTCGGCGCGGGTGGGCTCGTCCTCATCCTCGCTGGACCGATCATTCGACTGCCGCTCAGGCGGGCGGCGACGCTGCTTACGTACCTCGGCGTCGCCATCAGCGCACTCGCGCTCGTTTGGTTCCTCGTCGCCTTCCCCGACAACTGGAGTCGGGCGACGGGGAATCGGAGTATAATTGGCCTCTACGGGTTCGGCGTGCTGATAATCGCCATCGCTGGCATCGTCGTCCCTATCTTGACACAGTCGGCAGACGCCGAAGCGGACGAACGCGCCGCTGAGGCCGCCGAGCGGGCCGAACGAGAGCGAGAGCGTGCCGCGACGGAGGAGCGCCACGCGTCCGAACTCGAGACGGTGCGCGCGGCGCTCGCGAACGCCAAAGCCGACGAAGCCGACCTCGCTGCGGAACTCCGCGGACTCCACGAGAGTCAGGGTCGCTTCGAACTCTACGAGGACAAGGGCGGCGAGTACCGCTGGCGGCTTCGCCACCGCAACGGGAACGCCATCGCTTCCAGCGGCGAGGGCTACACGCGCAGGCACAACGCCCACAAGGGGATGCAGAGCGTCCGGCGCAACGCCCTCGGCGCCACCGTCGTCGACCTCGACGCGGAGGCCGATATCCCGGCCGAGGACGACGAGTTCGAACCCGTCGAGGAACACGAGAGCAACGCCACGGTCGAAGTCTACGAGGACCAAGGCGGCGAGTACCGCTGGCGACTCGTCCACGACAACGGCAACCTCCTCGCGGACTCCGGCGAGGGCTACAGCACGAAGTCGAACGCGCGACGCGCGCTTCGGAGCGTGCAGCTGACCGTCGGCCCCGCCGACTACCTCTGGTTCGACCCGGCCGGCTTCGAGACGTACCGCGACAAGGGCGGCGAGTACCGCTGGCGACTCGTCGCGCGCAACGGCCAGATTATCGCCACCTCGGGCGAGGGCTTCGCCACCCACGGCAACGCCCGTCGCGCGGTTCGTGGGCTTCGCGACGGCCTCGACGACTTCGAGAGCGAAGTCTACGAGGACGCACGCGACGAGTACCGCTGGCGGCTCCGCGCTTCGAACGGCGAACTCGTCGCCGGGAGCGGCGAGGGCTACACGCGACAGGACGACGCCGAGGACGCCCTCGAACGCGTCAACGAACTCGTCCCCGAGGCGGACACGCTCGAAATCGGGCTGGCGGCGTTCGAAATCTTTGAGGACGAGGCCGGCGAACACCGGTGGCGGCTCCGCCACCGCAACGGCAACATCCTCGCCGACAGCGGCGAGGGCTACACGGACCGCAGTAGCGTCCGCGACGCCATCGAGAGCGTCAAGCGGAACGCGCCGAACGCGGCCGCCGAGTAA
- the glmS gene encoding glutamine--fructose-6-phosphate transaminase (isomerizing) has protein sequence MCGIIGYIGPDDTGRMVHEGLKNLEYRGYDSAGIALAGGTLTLAKTAGQVDALTAPHANDATIGIGHTRWSTHGEPTQTNAHPHTDCTGEVAVVHNGIIDNYEALKAELSDQHVFQSETDTEVIPHLIESHLEAGISLLSAVQRTTDQLEGSYAIAAVVAGQDEIVVAREDSPLLLGHGEDATFIGSDATAFIEHTNRVTYLESGDIARITPDTITIYNDGEQVERETETLEWDAEAAGKSGYEHYMLKEIHEQPRALRQAISGRIDDFAPAVDLDIDLPDEYLQSIEEIQIVACGTSYHAGLYAKELLETHAGVRVTVHIASEYTFNGGRDPWRTLVLAITQSGETADTLSALRAAAHEGAQTLALTNTLGSTVTRDADDTVFIRAGPEIGVAATKTFVSQVATTVLLTVHIGQLRDVLNSQTAADLLGSLRTLPGAVQQVLDQEATMKQAAATYADSDAFFYIGRSAAYPVALESALKLKEISYDHAEGFAAGELKHGPLALVTPETPVLAILTNNAAAEKTVHNVKEVESRGAPVLGVTSDDQLTDDLNTTFEIPECGLLEPLVANVALQLFAYHVANEKGRPIDKPRNLAKSVTVE, from the coding sequence ATGTGTGGGATTATCGGCTATATCGGGCCGGATGACACGGGGCGTATGGTACATGAGGGACTCAAAAATCTCGAATACCGGGGCTATGACTCCGCTGGGATCGCTCTTGCTGGAGGAACTCTTACGCTTGCCAAAACGGCTGGCCAAGTGGATGCACTTACTGCTCCCCATGCGAATGACGCAACGATCGGGATTGGACACACGCGCTGGAGCACTCATGGTGAGCCCACGCAAACGAACGCCCATCCGCATACGGACTGTACTGGTGAGGTCGCGGTTGTACATAATGGCATTATCGACAACTATGAAGCTCTCAAGGCGGAGCTGAGTGACCAGCACGTCTTCCAAAGTGAGACCGATACCGAGGTAATCCCACATCTTATCGAGTCCCACTTGGAGGCTGGTATCTCGTTGTTGAGTGCCGTCCAACGGACCACCGACCAGTTGGAAGGGAGTTACGCGATTGCTGCTGTCGTAGCGGGGCAGGATGAAATTGTTGTCGCTCGAGAGGATAGCCCACTGCTCCTGGGCCATGGTGAAGATGCGACGTTCATCGGTAGCGACGCCACGGCATTTATCGAGCATACGAATCGTGTGACCTACTTAGAATCGGGCGATATTGCTCGGATCACCCCTGACACAATCACAATCTACAATGACGGCGAGCAGGTTGAGCGAGAAACGGAAACTCTAGAGTGGGATGCCGAAGCAGCTGGCAAGAGTGGCTACGAGCACTATATGCTCAAAGAGATTCACGAACAGCCACGGGCGCTCAGACAGGCGATCTCGGGGCGTATCGATGACTTTGCACCTGCCGTTGATCTCGATATCGATCTGCCCGATGAGTACTTGCAATCAATCGAAGAGATTCAAATCGTTGCCTGTGGGACCTCATATCATGCTGGGCTCTACGCCAAAGAGCTCCTAGAGACGCATGCTGGAGTCCGCGTGACGGTACACATCGCAAGTGAATACACGTTCAACGGGGGTCGCGATCCGTGGCGAACCCTTGTCCTTGCCATCACGCAAAGTGGGGAAACTGCAGATACACTCTCTGCACTTCGAGCTGCCGCACACGAAGGCGCACAAACACTCGCACTCACGAACACGCTTGGGAGTACTGTCACGCGTGATGCTGATGATACGGTCTTTATTCGCGCCGGCCCCGAGATCGGTGTCGCTGCAACCAAGACCTTTGTCTCGCAAGTTGCCACCACCGTACTGCTAACTGTCCATATCGGCCAGCTCCGGGATGTGCTCAATTCACAAACTGCGGCCGATCTCCTTGGGAGTCTTCGTACCCTTCCTGGGGCCGTCCAGCAGGTCCTTGATCAGGAAGCCACGATGAAGCAGGCGGCAGCGACCTACGCTGACAGTGATGCGTTTTTCTACATTGGACGTAGCGCGGCGTACCCAGTGGCCCTTGAGAGTGCCCTCAAACTCAAAGAGATCTCCTACGACCACGCCGAGGGCTTTGCCGCGGGCGAACTCAAGCATGGACCACTTGCGCTTGTCACTCCAGAGACGCCAGTGCTTGCGATCCTTACGAATAATGCTGCCGCCGAGAAGACTGTTCACAACGTCAAGGAGGTCGAATCCCGCGGAGCGCCAGTGCTCGGTGTAACGAGTGATGACCAACTGACGGATGATCTTAACACGACCTTCGAAATTCCGGAGTGTGGCCTACTTGAACCACTTGTCGCCAACGTCGCCCTCCAACTGTTTGCCTATCACGTCGCCAACGAGAAAGGCCGCCCGATCGATAAACCTCGGAATCTCGCCAAAAGTGTGACTGTCGAGTGA
- a CDS encoding AbrB/MazE/SpoVT family DNA-binding domain-containing protein, which translates to MPTIDSKGRIILPQRIRERLCLEPGTEVTVRTEDGKVIVEPEADPQRVLDRLETLVVETAPTNDASTSLNADIDPIAQRHRDAVRRGAEQDTDP; encoded by the coding sequence GTGCCGACGATTGATTCGAAGGGGCGGATCATCCTTCCACAGCGGATCCGGGAACGACTCTGTCTCGAACCTGGCACCGAAGTGACGGTTCGGACTGAGGACGGGAAAGTGATCGTTGAACCGGAGGCCGACCCACAGAGGGTACTCGATCGGTTGGAAACGCTCGTTGTGGAGACTGCCCCAACGAACGACGCCTCGACATCACTCAACGCTGATATCGATCCGATCGCACAGCGACATCGAGACGCCGTTCGACGCGGTGCAGAGCAGGACACCGACCCGTGA
- a CDS encoding DUF4330 domain-containing protein, giving the protein MELIDDDGNLFGIVNVVDTLVVLLVLAVVVAGVAFVLQPEPEGPDIGTTHVTLDLGTQPDYLIDAINEGDTYNPTEQSQITITDVHITPQENQTQVIIRAELRGPASRGGIEYANAPPRLGRTLDIATSTYQIDGRIRAVGRGDSLSTKQTNVVLSDTMSAANAEEVTKGDEIRLGGRTVAAIENVTVYATADPNQRRVVVGATLETYMHSGGSRFGNTPVRSGQTVTLSTDMYTFNGQIERVGTLESRGSATKQTVTLQLYDVRDNFADAIQPGMTERSGGETVARIIDVETEPSIIIATAENGSVNVVDHPYNRTVTITADLRLRQTTTGLMFKGQSLRQGSTVVIDLGTIIVEATVVNIGG; this is encoded by the coding sequence ATGGAACTCATTGACGACGACGGGAACCTTTTCGGTATCGTCAACGTCGTCGACACGCTGGTCGTTCTACTCGTACTCGCAGTCGTCGTCGCTGGCGTAGCGTTCGTCCTCCAGCCTGAGCCAGAGGGGCCGGATATCGGAACGACCCATGTCACTCTTGATCTGGGTACACAGCCAGATTACCTCATCGATGCGATCAATGAGGGCGACACGTACAATCCGACCGAGCAAAGCCAGATCACCATTACTGATGTCCACATCACACCACAGGAAAACCAAACTCAAGTCATCATCCGGGCCGAGCTCCGTGGTCCCGCCAGCCGCGGGGGCATTGAGTATGCGAACGCGCCTCCACGGCTTGGTCGTACACTCGATATTGCCACGTCGACCTACCAGATCGACGGCCGCATCAGGGCAGTCGGTAGAGGTGACTCACTCTCCACCAAGCAGACGAACGTCGTCCTCAGCGACACCATGTCGGCCGCTAACGCTGAGGAAGTAACCAAAGGCGACGAGATTCGCCTTGGTGGACGCACTGTCGCTGCCATCGAGAATGTCACCGTCTACGCAACTGCCGATCCGAATCAACGGCGTGTCGTTGTCGGAGCCACCCTAGAGACGTACATGCACTCCGGCGGATCTCGCTTTGGCAACACGCCTGTCAGGTCCGGGCAGACGGTGACACTCTCCACTGATATGTATACTTTCAACGGCCAGATTGAGCGTGTCGGGACGCTCGAATCTCGCGGCTCGGCCACTAAACAGACGGTAACACTCCAGCTGTACGATGTCCGTGATAACTTTGCCGATGCCATCCAGCCTGGCATGACTGAGCGCTCGGGGGGCGAGACGGTCGCTCGCATCATTGATGTCGAGACCGAACCCTCGATCATTATCGCAACTGCCGAAAACGGGAGCGTCAATGTCGTCGATCATCCGTACAACCGGACGGTGACTATCACGGCTGACCTCCGGCTCCGTCAGACGACTACCGGCCTCATGTTCAAGGGTCAGTCTCTCCGTCAGGGCTCAACGGTCGTTATCGATCTCGGAACGATCATAGTTGAAGCGACGGTAGTCAATATCGGCGGCTAA
- a CDS encoding SDR family oxidoreductase — translation MPTALITGVAGFIGSNLADELLNRGYDVRGVDNLTTGREQNLDALHTNDDFTFHEADIRDVDAMAEATDGVDYVFHQAAIPSVPRSVDDPVATTDANCTGTANVLNAARHADVDTVVVASSSSVYGSTEQLPKVEHMESLPESPYALSKYYTEKLALQFRHFYDIDTAALRYFNIFGPRQDPNGDYAAVIPKFIDLMLDGERPVIYGDGEQSRDFTYIDNAVQANILAAEGDATGEAFNVGCGGRVTVNEVVDTLNDILNTDIDPIYDDPRPGDVRHSHADISKIQDVLGYEPKVGFEEGLKQTIPYYRD, via the coding sequence ATGCCGACTGCACTTATCACCGGAGTTGCTGGATTCATCGGGTCAAATCTCGCTGACGAACTATTAAACCGCGGCTACGACGTCCGCGGCGTCGACAACCTCACCACTGGACGTGAACAGAACCTCGATGCACTCCACACTAACGACGACTTCACGTTCCATGAGGCGGATATCCGTGATGTCGATGCAATGGCTGAGGCCACTGACGGTGTCGATTACGTGTTCCACCAAGCCGCAATTCCCTCCGTCCCGCGGAGCGTTGATGATCCCGTTGCTACTACCGACGCCAACTGTACGGGGACAGCGAACGTTCTCAACGCGGCGCGCCACGCCGATGTCGATACCGTCGTCGTCGCTTCCTCCTCGTCAGTCTATGGCTCAACTGAACAACTCCCAAAGGTCGAGCACATGGAGTCCCTGCCTGAATCACCCTACGCACTCTCGAAGTACTATACAGAGAAACTCGCACTCCAGTTCAGACACTTTTACGATATCGATACGGCCGCACTCCGTTATTTCAACATCTTCGGGCCACGGCAGGATCCCAACGGCGACTACGCTGCTGTCATCCCGAAGTTCATCGACCTGATGCTTGACGGCGAGCGTCCGGTTATCTATGGCGATGGCGAACAGTCTCGTGACTTCACGTATATCGACAACGCCGTCCAAGCGAACATCCTTGCCGCTGAGGGGGACGCCACTGGCGAAGCATTCAACGTCGGTTGCGGCGGTCGAGTCACAGTCAACGAAGTTGTCGATACTCTTAATGATATCCTCAATACTGACATTGACCCAATCTACGATGACCCCCGGCCCGGCGATGTACGACACTCTCATGCTGACATCTCGAAAATTCAAGATGTGCTCGGCTACGAGCCCAAGGTCGGATTCGAAGAAGGACTCAAACAGACTATCCCCTACTACCGCGACTAA
- a CDS encoding sugar phosphate nucleotidyltransferase, which produces MKAVVLAAGKGRRLWPLTEIRPKPMLPVANRPILEHVLEALTQTDITEALLIVGSNRDRIQSYFGDSYRDLSISYIVQEPQLGTGHALLQAESSVGDSFVALNGDRLIKPGLIDAVIERHETTAEPTMAITRTERPSRYGVVELTGQTVTGLTERPHSDHTTSNYVNAGVYAFSPEVFAAIRRLDTHGEQALTDALGTFIEEQRLEAVRYQGRWLDVSEPWDLLTVNQTLLDTQGKSVTDPETATIDESAVVRAATAIGDNAVIYPQTTVLRGVSIGNNVTVGAGVTLERAVLLDDVTIEHGAVVTDCIVGANTSIGPNTTVEGGCTDLVLEDRVYRDVTLGGLIGDNVTIGGNVTVRPGTIVGNDATIDSGTSVVGRIDDSSHVQGG; this is translated from the coding sequence ATGAAAGCAGTCGTACTCGCAGCAGGGAAGGGGCGTCGATTGTGGCCACTCACAGAGATCCGGCCGAAGCCCATGCTCCCGGTTGCGAATAGACCAATTCTCGAACACGTTCTCGAGGCCCTCACTCAGACGGATATTACTGAGGCACTCTTGATCGTCGGCTCAAATCGGGACCGTATTCAGAGTTACTTTGGGGATAGCTATCGTGACCTCAGTATCTCCTATATCGTTCAGGAGCCACAGCTCGGGACGGGACACGCCTTATTGCAGGCTGAATCATCGGTAGGTGATTCATTTGTGGCGTTGAATGGAGACCGACTCATCAAGCCCGGTCTCATTGATGCAGTTATCGAACGACACGAAACGACTGCCGAACCCACTATGGCGATTACGCGGACTGAACGCCCAAGCCGATACGGTGTTGTCGAACTTACTGGCCAGACCGTGACGGGTCTGACGGAACGTCCTCACTCTGACCATACAACATCTAATTACGTCAACGCCGGTGTCTATGCATTTAGTCCCGAAGTCTTTGCTGCAATACGCCGGCTTGATACGCATGGCGAACAAGCATTGACAGATGCGTTGGGGACATTCATTGAGGAGCAGCGACTGGAAGCAGTTCGGTATCAAGGACGGTGGTTAGATGTCTCAGAACCGTGGGATTTGCTTACTGTTAACCAAACGCTGCTTGATACACAAGGCAAGTCAGTAACGGACCCAGAAACGGCTACTATCGATGAATCTGCTGTTGTGAGAGCGGCAACAGCGATTGGTGATAATGCTGTGATTTATCCACAGACCACCGTGCTTCGCGGGGTAAGTATCGGTAACAATGTCACTGTCGGTGCTGGTGTCACCCTGGAACGAGCGGTGCTCTTGGATGACGTCACAATCGAACATGGGGCGGTCGTGACTGACTGTATCGTTGGTGCAAACACGAGTATCGGGCCTAATACCACGGTTGAAGGTGGATGTACTGATCTTGTGCTTGAAGACAGGGTCTACCGCGATGTCACACTCGGTGGGCTTATAGGCGACAATGTTACAATTGGGGGTAACGTGACCGTCCGACCGGGCACGATTGTCGGAAACGATGCGACAATCGATAGCGGGACGTCCGTTGTCGGACGGATTGACGACAGCAGTCACGTCCAAGGGGGATAA
- a CDS encoding orc1/cdc6 family replication initiation protein — protein sequence MPTFTRDTQIFRNEDMLRDDYQPSSITARESELNAYKTALQPVINGAQPRNIFLYGKTGVGKTAVSRYLLKQLQQDSSQYDDVSLSVFWLNCTNLSSSYQVAVNLVNTLRSPDDQISTTGYPQQRVFDLLYDELDTVGGTVLIVLDEIDHIGTDDEILYEIPRARSNDYLTETKPGVIGISNDFGFRDNLSPKVKDTLCEEEIHFSPYNAPELEAILERRAEGALFEDATEPGVLALCAAIAAQDTGSARQALDLLYQAGELARSVARDQITKDDVHDARNKIERSQIEHGMRELTRHGHLSLVAVLQLALESGDPFRVRDIYPQYRTIAEQSDIDPLVRRRMHDHLADLAMLGILDRRSRNEGRSGGQYYEYEFAVDLDLVAKVVSDFEGLTLPRCVIKLTQSLE from the coding sequence ATGCCGACGTTTACCCGTGATACCCAGATCTTCCGTAACGAGGATATGCTCCGGGACGATTATCAACCGAGCTCAATCACGGCTCGGGAGTCGGAATTGAATGCGTACAAAACCGCTCTCCAACCAGTAATTAACGGCGCACAGCCACGGAATATTTTCTTGTATGGGAAGACAGGTGTTGGGAAGACAGCAGTCTCACGATATTTGCTCAAACAACTACAACAAGACTCAAGCCAATACGACGATGTATCACTCTCGGTATTTTGGCTGAACTGTACGAATCTCTCCTCATCATACCAAGTAGCAGTCAACCTCGTCAATACCCTCCGATCACCCGACGATCAAATCAGTACAACTGGCTATCCACAGCAGCGTGTCTTTGATCTCTTATATGATGAACTCGATACAGTCGGGGGAACAGTCTTGATCGTTCTTGATGAGATTGATCATATCGGGACCGATGATGAGATTCTGTATGAAATTCCGCGAGCACGCTCAAACGACTACCTGACAGAAACGAAACCCGGCGTAATCGGGATTAGCAACGATTTCGGTTTTCGAGACAATCTCTCGCCAAAAGTGAAAGATACCCTCTGTGAAGAAGAGATCCATTTCTCACCGTACAATGCGCCCGAATTAGAAGCAATTCTTGAGCGTCGCGCGGAGGGTGCCCTCTTTGAAGATGCCACTGAACCGGGCGTACTCGCACTATGTGCTGCAATCGCCGCCCAGGACACCGGAAGTGCGAGACAGGCGCTCGACTTGCTGTACCAAGCCGGTGAACTCGCACGATCGGTGGCCCGTGATCAAATCACCAAAGACGATGTCCACGACGCTCGGAACAAAATTGAGCGGAGCCAAATCGAACACGGCATGCGTGAACTAACCCGACACGGGCATCTCTCTCTCGTGGCAGTCCTACAATTGGCGCTTGAGTCAGGGGATCCCTTTCGTGTGCGGGATATTTACCCACAATATCGGACTATTGCCGAGCAATCAGACATTGACCCCCTAGTTCGACGTCGCATGCACGATCACCTTGCCGATCTTGCAATGCTTGGCATTCTTGACCGTCGCTCTCGAAATGAAGGCCGTTCGGGTGGTCAATACTATGAATATGAATTTGCCGTTGATCTTGATCTTGTCGCCAAGGTCGTCAGTGACTTTGAGGGACTGACACTACCACGGTGTGTCATAAAATTAACCCAATCATTGGAATAA
- a CDS encoding MarR family transcriptional regulator codes for MTNEKHEPSEHEERVLEVLKEGRTSADQPWGYTTPSRVAERFNLPRQRVNEAINRLTAAGWIKQVEENDTLIRGLYIFVDDPREN; via the coding sequence ATGACCAACGAGAAACACGAGCCATCCGAACACGAGGAGCGGGTCTTAGAGGTGCTGAAAGAGGGAAGAACATCTGCGGATCAACCATGGGGATATACAACACCGTCTCGAGTAGCGGAGCGATTTAACCTGCCTCGGCAACGGGTAAATGAAGCGATAAATCGACTCACTGCGGCCGGCTGGATTAAACAAGTTGAAGAAAATGACACCCTAATCCGTGGCCTGTATATTTTTGTGGACGATCCACGTGAGAACTGA